The proteins below are encoded in one region of Bacteroidota bacterium:
- a CDS encoding exopolyphosphatase yields MKLAAIDIGSNAMRLLLCHVYLNNNNEPAFKKADLIRVPIRLGEDSFLLGRISPRKQELFFKAMQAFKNLMDIHGAVDYRACATSAMRDASNGPEIIEYIKKEIGLTIEIVDGKTEANIIYSNHVEEHLDKNQSYLYIDIGGGSTELTLFSKNKVVLSQSFNIGTIRLLHNQVDKQYWNFFKDWIKANTKSYKPLTAIGSGGNINKLFKMTNRKPGKSVPYSKVKYLYDLLSNYSYEERMKVFEMNPDRADVIVPATRIVLAVMKAANIENMIVPQIGLSDGLIHQLYEKHKDKVTASVV; encoded by the coding sequence TTGAAACTAGCCGCAATTGATATTGGTTCAAACGCAATGCGTTTGTTACTGTGTCACGTTTACTTAAACAACAACAACGAGCCAGCTTTTAAAAAAGCTGACCTAATACGTGTACCTATTCGTTTGGGCGAAGATTCGTTTTTGTTAGGCAGAATAAGTCCGCGCAAGCAAGAGCTTTTTTTTAAGGCCATGCAAGCCTTTAAAAATTTAATGGACATACACGGTGCTGTCGACTACCGAGCCTGCGCCACATCGGCCATGCGCGATGCCAGCAACGGACCGGAAATAATAGAGTATATAAAAAAAGAAATTGGTCTAACTATCGAAATTGTAGATGGAAAAACCGAGGCAAACATTATTTACTCCAACCACGTGGAGGAACATTTAGACAAAAATCAATCGTACTTATACATTGATATTGGCGGAGGAAGCACGGAGCTTACTCTTTTTTCGAAAAACAAAGTAGTGCTCTCGCAATCCTTTAATATTGGCACTATTCGGCTGCTGCACAACCAGGTAGATAAACAATACTGGAATTTTTTCAAAGACTGGATTAAAGCTAACACCAAAAGCTACAAACCTCTTACAGCAATAGGTTCGGGGGGCAACATAAATAAGTTGTTTAAAATGACCAATCGTAAACCGGGTAAATCGGTACCTTACAGCAAGGTAAAATATTTGTACGATTTGTTATCTAATTACAGCTACGAAGAGCGCATGAAGGTTTTTGAAATGAACCCCGACCGAGCCGATGTAATTGTTCCTGCCACGCGCATTGTATTAGCTGTTATGAAAGCCGCCAACATAGAAAACATGATTGTGCCGCAAATAGGACTTTCTGACGGTTTGATACACCAGCTATATGAAAAGCACAAGGATAAAGTTACGGCTAGTGTGGTGTAA
- the ppk1 gene encoding polyphosphate kinase 1 produces the protein MGVKTATLINRDISWLSFNDRVLQEAADTAVPLIERIKFLGIFSNNRDEFFRVRVATIKRMTKAGKKAKEQLGQDPKDLLEKIQKIVIIQQNKSDKIYTQILKDLERNNIYIINEKQLNTEHQNFVKAHFLDNVLPSLFPIMLDSAPDFPYLKDNTIYLLVRLTKFGKDKKSKHSLIEIPTTGANRFLVLPSAKNKKYIILIDDVIRFCLDDIYSIFDYDSIEAHTIKLTRDAELDIDQDVSKSFVEKISKSVKKRKRGQPVRLTYDCEISKDMLTYLTKRLKPLNEENLIPGGRYHNFKDFMNFPDLGRKDLKYTIPHPLSHPFLDIHKSVFKTVREKDILLTFPYQSYQHIIDFLREASIDPKVESIKITLYRAAKNSNIINALINALKNGKQVTIVVELQARFDEENNIYWANKLQEEGATVIFGVPHLKVHSKLFSIVRKENNKKVVYAHVGTGNFNEDSAKIYSDFSLLTADKRITDEVEKLFEFYSDNLKVGTYKHLLVAPFTMRKKFMRMIQTEIDHAREGKEAYISIKLNSLVDAEIISKLYEANAAGVKMKIIVRGVCSLVTQIAGMSDKIECISIVDKYLEHARVFIFCNGGDEKIYISSADWMNRNLDYRSEVAIPIYDKHIQTIIKSLMDIQWKDNTKARTIDQKQTNVYKSSTQKTKIRAQDDIYLFFKNNFAINLAKSLLVETSRN, from the coding sequence ATGGGTGTTAAAACAGCAACATTAATTAACAGAGATATTAGTTGGTTGTCTTTCAACGACCGTGTATTGCAAGAAGCAGCAGACACAGCGGTTCCGCTAATAGAAAGAATCAAATTTTTGGGAATTTTTTCGAATAACAGAGACGAGTTTTTCAGGGTGCGCGTAGCCACCATTAAAAGAATGACCAAAGCCGGCAAAAAGGCTAAGGAGCAACTAGGGCAAGACCCAAAAGATTTGTTGGAAAAAATTCAAAAAATAGTCATCATCCAACAAAACAAATCAGACAAAATTTACACTCAAATTTTAAAGGATTTAGAGCGCAATAATATTTACATCATAAACGAAAAACAGTTAAATACCGAACACCAAAATTTTGTAAAAGCGCATTTCTTGGACAATGTCCTTCCATCGTTATTTCCTATTATGTTGGACAGCGCTCCGGACTTTCCTTATTTAAAAGACAATACAATATATCTGTTGGTGCGGCTTACCAAATTTGGCAAAGACAAAAAAAGCAAACATTCACTTATAGAAATTCCAACAACTGGCGCAAATCGTTTTTTGGTTTTACCATCTGCAAAAAACAAAAAGTACATTATTTTAATTGACGATGTTATTCGATTTTGTTTGGATGATATCTACTCGATATTCGACTACGACTCCATAGAGGCGCACACCATAAAGCTTACAAGAGATGCAGAATTGGATATAGACCAGGATGTATCAAAAAGTTTTGTAGAAAAAATTTCGAAAAGTGTTAAGAAAAGAAAAAGAGGTCAGCCGGTACGATTAACGTACGATTGCGAAATTAGCAAGGACATGCTTACGTATCTTACCAAAAGATTAAAGCCGTTAAACGAGGAAAATTTAATACCGGGTGGTCGTTACCACAACTTTAAAGATTTTATGAATTTTCCTGACTTAGGCAGAAAAGATTTAAAATACACAATCCCGCATCCCCTAAGTCACCCGTTTTTAGACATACACAAAAGTGTTTTTAAAACGGTGCGAGAAAAAGATATACTGCTTACATTTCCGTATCAATCCTACCAACATATTATCGATTTTTTACGTGAAGCATCTATCGACCCAAAAGTAGAAAGCATTAAAATTACGCTGTACAGAGCCGCAAAAAACTCTAACATTATTAATGCGCTCATAAACGCCTTAAAGAACGGCAAACAGGTTACAATTGTAGTAGAGTTGCAAGCACGGTTTGATGAAGAAAACAACATTTACTGGGCTAACAAACTGCAAGAAGAGGGCGCTACGGTAATATTTGGCGTGCCGCATTTAAAAGTACATTCCAAGCTTTTCAGTATTGTTAGAAAAGAGAACAACAAAAAAGTTGTGTATGCGCACGTTGGCACCGGAAATTTCAACGAAGATTCGGCAAAAATATACAGCGACTTTAGCTTACTAACAGCCGACAAAAGAATTACAGACGAAGTAGAAAAGCTGTTTGAATTTTACAGCGACAACCTAAAAGTAGGAACCTACAAGCATTTGCTGGTAGCACCATTTACCATGCGCAAAAAATTTATGCGTATGATTCAAACAGAAATTGATCATGCACGAGAAGGCAAGGAAGCTTACATAAGCATTAAATTAAACAGTTTGGTTGATGCCGAAATTATTTCTAAACTATACGAAGCAAATGCGGCCGGGGTTAAAATGAAAATAATTGTACGTGGTGTTTGTTCCTTAGTAACGCAAATTGCCGGCATGAGCGACAAAATAGAATGTATAAGTATTGTGGATAAATACCTGGAACACGCACGAGTATTTATTTTTTGTAACGGTGGCGATGAAAAAATTTATATTTCATCGGCCGATTGGATGAACCGCAATTTAGATTACCGCTCGGAGGTGGCTATTCCAATTTACGACAAACATATTCAAACCATAATCAAATCGCTTATGGACATTCAGTGGAAAGACAATACCAAAGCGCGCACCATAGATCAAAAGCAAACCAATGTGTATAAATCATCTACACAAAAAACCAAAATAAGAGCGCAAGATGATATATATTTATTTTTTAAGAATAACTTTGCTATTAACTTAGCAAAAAGTTTATTAGTTGAAACTAGCCGCAATTGA
- a CDS encoding pseudouridine synthase, translating into MVTHHHYLIYKPYGYLSQFVCEHKNKKLLGELFDFPLGIMAIGRLDEDSEGLLLLTTDGRISELIRSRNIEKQYYVQLDGIVTTHAIEKLRQGVDISIQGEKYTTLPCNASILTETPLFPERSKKIRSERHGPTTWISIVLTEGKYRQIRKMTAAVGFPTLRLIRVRIGAVYLNNLKPGEVVELNNLAEQVIAS; encoded by the coding sequence ATTGTGACGCACCACCACTACTTAATTTATAAACCTTATGGTTATTTGAGCCAATTTGTGTGTGAGCATAAGAATAAAAAACTATTAGGCGAGTTGTTTGATTTTCCGCTAGGAATAATGGCCATTGGTCGTTTAGACGAAGATAGCGAAGGGTTGTTGTTGCTAACTACCGATGGAAGAATAAGCGAACTGATAAGAAGCAGAAATATAGAAAAGCAGTATTATGTTCAATTGGATGGAATTGTAACAACCCACGCAATAGAAAAGCTAAGGCAAGGAGTTGATATAAGTATTCAGGGAGAAAAATATACAACACTTCCTTGTAATGCATCTATTTTAACTGAGACCCCTTTGTTTCCGGAGCGAAGCAAAAAAATACGTAGCGAAAGGCACGGCCCCACCACCTGGATTTCTATTGTTTTAACAGAAGGCAAGTACAGACAAATTCGCAAAATGACTGCTGCGGTTGGTTTTCCAACGTTACGCCTTATTCGAGTAAGAATAGGTGCTGTTTATTTAAACAATCTAAAGCCGGGAGAGGTAGTGGAGTTGAACAACTTAGCTGAGCAAGTTATTGCCTCTTAG
- a CDS encoding Nif3-like dinuclear metal center hexameric protein → MKLKIKDITNYLESIAPLAYQEQYDNCGLLVGDKETELTSVLVALDCIEDVVEEAIQKKCNLIVAHHPIIFSGLKKITGKNYIERTILKAIKNDIAIYAMHTNLDNVSNGVNAKIAEKLGLINCKVLAPKQKLLKKIITFCPSEHADKVRAALYEAGAGHIGNYDHCSFNTDGFGTFRALEGSHPFVGKQNVPHQEKEQKIETIFPSYLQSKVVSALFASHPYEEVAYDIISLDNNSTTVGSGMVGELESELSEKDVFQLIKAQLNCTVIRHSSLLGKSIKRIAVCGGSGSFLLNEAIYSDCQLFITADVKYHQFFDADKKIVIADIGHFESEQFTPELIKAFILRKFPTFAVHLTGVNTNSINYF, encoded by the coding sequence ATGAAACTTAAAATTAAAGACATCACAAATTATTTAGAGTCAATTGCCCCTCTGGCTTATCAAGAACAGTACGATAATTGTGGGTTGTTGGTAGGCGATAAAGAAACAGAGCTTACATCGGTTCTTGTTGCTCTGGATTGTATAGAAGATGTGGTAGAAGAAGCTATCCAAAAAAAGTGTAACCTTATTGTAGCCCATCACCCCATCATTTTTAGCGGACTTAAAAAAATTACCGGTAAAAATTACATCGAACGAACCATACTAAAGGCAATAAAAAACGATATTGCTATTTACGCAATGCATACCAATCTTGACAATGTGAGCAATGGCGTAAATGCAAAAATTGCAGAGAAGTTGGGCTTGATTAATTGTAAGGTTTTAGCCCCCAAGCAAAAACTCTTGAAAAAGATAATTACTTTTTGTCCTTCGGAACATGCAGATAAAGTGAGAGCTGCTTTATACGAAGCGGGTGCGGGGCATATAGGTAATTATGACCACTGTTCGTTTAATACCGATGGCTTTGGAACATTTCGGGCGTTGGAGGGTAGCCATCCTTTTGTAGGTAAACAAAATGTGCCCCACCAAGAAAAAGAACAAAAAATAGAAACGATATTTCCATCGTATTTGCAAAGCAAAGTAGTTTCGGCACTTTTTGCAAGCCATCCGTACGAAGAGGTGGCGTATGATATAATTTCTTTGGATAATAATTCCACTACCGTAGGTTCGGGAATGGTGGGAGAGTTAGAAAGCGAACTTTCTGAAAAAGACGTATTTCAATTAATTAAAGCCCAATTAAATTGTACTGTTATTCGCCACTCAAGCTTATTAGGTAAATCAATTAAAAGAATTGCAGTTTGCGGAGGCTCCGGTAGTTTTTTGTTAAACGAAGCAATATACTCTGATTGTCAGTTGTTTATAACTGCAGATGTTAAGTACCATCAGTTTTTTGATGCAGATAAAAAAATTGTGATAGCTGATATCGGACACTTTGAAAGTGAGCAATTTACCCCCGAATTAATAAAAGCGTTTATTTTAAGAAAATTTCCTACCTTTGCCGTTCACTTAACGGGTGTAAATACTAACTCAATAAATTATTTTTAA
- a CDS encoding gliding motility-associated C-terminal domain-containing protein, whose amino-acid sequence MSAGFSDTEGWLKNKFVYLEPNLGQIKSPEGFDQDIYYAGHFGTTRFFVTNKGLVYYLSKPATNTTSRKDRQQLALNVDVEKTGVVLDSIAYFRFDMLIEGANIDRNNIVGEEPSIESYNYYLGHCPKGVTQVKKHKKITIRNVYPGIDWVLYGINENGLKYDFVVHPGANANQIQLKYDGIDEINTLENNQSIQFETPFGKIQEGKLFCFQNEKKIAASYQIQNNNVHFNVSNYDKHQQLVIDPPVLIWGTFFGGSNTEDMAFDITTHNGYVYVAGETIEYTAGTGFPTVNPGGTAYVQAYDEWDDFILKFDTTGVLLWVTYYGGTSTEQIPHVTVDNSGNLYMTGNTFSAADFPTQSKPGAYNQLVSGGSREGFVVKFDNTGTRLWATFVGGSLQEFPREIKTDNLGNKYVTGRVNSTNMPLVNPGGGAYFDGTHNGGVWDFFIWKFDAADSLVWSTYYGGTALDEAMAIDIDNSNNLWLVGMTTSTNIPTQNLTGAYNQVANAGQYDAFAIKFNSSHALVWASYVGGSAQYDMFYDVDASVANDIVMVGASNSTNFPTMNPGGGAFFQGTLGTASTNNYRNCVIVKLDNNAAMQWSTYYGGSNPVNFPGDEAWGVVTDNAGDVWVTGSAISVDFPTDGCGGYFKGNVANGEAGESFLLQFSNASARKHATFCGSTLDQDAMYGISFSAPQTIFLTGFQNGINPVPPLQNPGGGAYYQAVKAGGTEVIIQKYRKIIYNPIAQATVSDSVICVGDSINFSDLSYNYYTPVTKWNWSFQGSAVPTSSQKNPANVYYTNQGVYSVTLIASNFCEADTIYKNLYITVNPLPTVQVSPLSVCSGVAADLTASGATSYSWSPSTGLSATIGASVTCSITTATNYTVTGTDALGCVSSSSLAISVVPQPTVSISINDTVCNGQSATITAGGGTNYSWSNGSTTSAINVSPSVSTIYTVSVSNGFCMAKDSATIFSEAAIAAISGTSSICSGSSATLSAAAATNYLWSIGGTGTSIVVSPTTNSLYSLTVFGQYCLDTSSIAITVDVPPTLSVSSNTTICAGQLTTISASGAANYSWSNGSTTASVSISPTSNTTYTVSASNGVCPPVIDSVTIQVMLSPTADAGIDQIVCASQTATITASGGVTYLWSTGQTTATVIVTPVNTAVYNVTVSNGNCSSVDFVTITASSPAVDAGNNTTIPYGQSVALNATGGVTYSWSPGAMLSCTTCASPLASPTVSTMYYVEATDNNNCTAIDSVYITVETPCDQELFVPNAFSPNNDGQNDNLEIKGVNCVLSLHVTLYNRWGQKVFETTNPKEYWTGYFQNKPADTGVYSYLITGSDHLGSSISLKGNVSLIR is encoded by the coding sequence ATGTCAGCCGGGTTTTCTGATACGGAAGGTTGGCTGAAAAACAAATTCGTTTATTTAGAACCCAATTTGGGTCAAATTAAATCTCCGGAAGGTTTTGATCAAGATATTTATTATGCCGGACATTTTGGAACGACTCGCTTTTTTGTTACAAATAAGGGACTTGTTTATTATTTAAGCAAGCCTGCAACTAATACCACATCTCGAAAAGACCGTCAACAGCTTGCCTTGAATGTGGATGTTGAAAAAACAGGCGTAGTACTTGATTCGATAGCATATTTCCGTTTTGATATGCTAATAGAGGGTGCGAACATTGATAGAAATAATATAGTAGGAGAAGAGCCATCCATAGAGAGTTATAACTATTATTTGGGACACTGTCCAAAAGGAGTTACTCAAGTAAAAAAGCATAAAAAAATTACAATACGTAACGTGTATCCCGGTATCGATTGGGTATTGTATGGCATAAATGAGAATGGTTTGAAATACGACTTTGTGGTTCATCCCGGTGCAAATGCCAATCAGATACAACTAAAATACGATGGTATTGATGAAATAAATACATTGGAGAATAATCAATCAATTCAATTTGAAACACCCTTTGGAAAAATACAAGAAGGAAAACTTTTTTGTTTCCAAAATGAAAAGAAAATAGCTGCTTCCTACCAAATACAAAATAACAATGTACACTTTAATGTTTCTAATTACGATAAACATCAGCAACTCGTAATCGACCCTCCGGTACTTATTTGGGGCACATTTTTTGGAGGTTCTAATACGGAAGATATGGCTTTTGATATTACTACTCATAATGGTTATGTTTATGTGGCAGGGGAAACAATAGAATATACGGCTGGAACAGGATTCCCTACGGTTAATCCCGGGGGAACAGCATATGTTCAGGCGTATGATGAATGGGATGACTTTATTCTAAAGTTTGATACAACAGGAGTTCTGCTTTGGGTAACCTATTATGGAGGCACATCAACAGAGCAAATCCCTCATGTAACTGTTGATAATAGCGGCAATTTATATATGACAGGGAACACATTTTCTGCTGCTGATTTCCCTACACAAAGTAAGCCGGGAGCTTACAATCAACTTGTGAGTGGTGGTTCTCGAGAAGGTTTTGTTGTAAAGTTTGATAATACTGGAACTCGACTTTGGGCAACATTTGTAGGAGGTTCTTTACAAGAATTTCCACGCGAAATTAAGACAGATAATTTGGGCAACAAATATGTAACTGGTCGTGTTAATTCTACAAACATGCCGCTCGTAAATCCCGGTGGTGGTGCTTATTTTGACGGTACACACAATGGAGGTGTTTGGGATTTTTTTATTTGGAAGTTTGATGCTGCCGATAGTTTAGTTTGGTCAACCTATTACGGAGGTACTGCTTTAGATGAAGCAATGGCAATAGATATAGATAACTCAAATAATTTGTGGTTGGTAGGCATGACTACTTCTACTAATATTCCAACACAAAATTTGACTGGTGCGTACAACCAAGTTGCCAATGCCGGTCAATACGATGCATTTGCAATAAAGTTTAACAGTAGCCATGCATTGGTTTGGGCATCGTATGTTGGAGGTTCTGCTCAATACGATATGTTTTACGATGTAGATGCAAGTGTTGCCAATGATATAGTGATGGTGGGCGCTTCAAACTCTACAAATTTCCCAACTATGAATCCCGGAGGTGGAGCTTTTTTTCAAGGAACACTTGGTACAGCATCGACAAATAATTATAGAAATTGTGTGATTGTAAAACTGGATAACAATGCCGCAATGCAGTGGTCAACCTATTATGGAGGTAGTAATCCAGTTAACTTTCCTGGGGATGAAGCTTGGGGTGTAGTGACTGACAATGCAGGAGATGTATGGGTTACGGGTAGTGCCATATCTGTCGATTTTCCAACAGATGGATGTGGGGGATATTTTAAGGGGAATGTTGCAAATGGTGAAGCAGGAGAAAGTTTTTTGTTGCAGTTTAGTAATGCAAGTGCAAGAAAGCATGCAACGTTTTGTGGATCAACTTTGGATCAAGATGCGATGTATGGAATTTCTTTTTCTGCACCCCAAACAATTTTTTTAACCGGATTTCAAAATGGTATTAATCCGGTTCCTCCACTACAGAATCCTGGAGGAGGGGCATATTACCAAGCTGTAAAAGCCGGTGGAACAGAAGTCATTATTCAGAAGTATAGGAAAATAATATATAACCCAATTGCACAGGCTACAGTAAGCGATAGTGTAATTTGTGTGGGAGATAGTATCAATTTTTCAGATTTGTCTTATAATTATTATACCCCAGTTACAAAGTGGAATTGGTCATTTCAAGGGTCAGCGGTGCCAACCTCTAGCCAAAAGAATCCGGCAAATGTTTATTATACTAATCAAGGAGTATATAGTGTAACTCTTATCGCCTCCAATTTTTGCGAAGCAGATACGATATATAAAAATCTTTACATTACGGTTAATCCATTGCCTACTGTGCAAGTATCTCCATTGTCTGTATGCAGCGGAGTTGCTGCTGATTTAACTGCAAGTGGCGCTACTTCCTATAGTTGGTCACCATCCACAGGACTTAGTGCTACTATAGGTGCTAGCGTAACATGTAGTATCACAACTGCAACTAATTATACTGTTACCGGAACGGATGCACTAGGATGTGTTTCTTCTTCTTCGCTTGCTATTTCTGTAGTCCCGCAACCTACGGTTAGTATTAGTATAAACGACACAGTGTGCAATGGTCAATCAGCAACTATTACAGCGGGTGGTGGAACAAATTATAGTTGGAGCAATGGCTCTACAACATCAGCAATTAATGTGTCGCCATCGGTAAGTACAATCTATACAGTGTCGGTTTCAAATGGATTTTGTATGGCAAAAGACTCAGCAACTATTTTTTCGGAGGCTGCAATTGCTGCTATATCAGGTACTTCATCTATTTGCTCCGGATCATCGGCTACACTTTCTGCGGCAGCTGCTACTAATTATTTGTGGAGTATAGGCGGAACGGGCACTTCCATTGTTGTTTCTCCAACTACTAATTCCTTGTATTCATTAACTGTTTTCGGTCAGTATTGTTTGGATACATCATCTATTGCAATTACAGTAGATGTTCCTCCAACGCTTAGTGTAAGCAGTAATACGACAATTTGTGCAGGCCAATTGACAACTATAAGTGCAAGTGGAGCTGCAAACTACAGTTGGAGCAATGGTTCTACAACAGCATCTGTATCTATCTCGCCAACATCAAATACTACTTATACTGTATCGGCCTCAAATGGAGTGTGTCCCCCGGTTATTGATTCTGTAACTATTCAAGTAATGTTGTCTCCAACTGCAGATGCCGGAATAGACCAGATTGTGTGTGCGTCCCAAACCGCTACAATTACAGCATCTGGAGGGGTAACATATTTGTGGAGTACAGGGCAAACAACGGCTACTGTTATTGTAACACCTGTCAATACCGCTGTGTATAATGTAACCGTAAGCAACGGGAATTGTAGTAGTGTAGATTTTGTTACTATTACCGCTTCTTCCCCTGCTGTGGATGCAGGAAATAATACTACTATTCCTTATGGGCAAAGTGTTGCATTGAATGCTACAGGAGGGGTAACATATAGTTGGTCTCCCGGAGCAATGCTTAGTTGTACAACTTGTGCAAGCCCGCTTGCAAGCCCAACGGTATCTACCATGTATTATGTAGAGGCTACAGACAATAATAATTGTACTGCAATAGATTCTGTTTATATAACAGTTGAAACTCCCTGCGACCAAGAATTATTTGTTCCTAACGCATTCTCACCAAACAATGATGGACAAAACGATAACTTAGAAATAAAAGGAGTGAATTGCGTATTGTCGTTGCATGTTACACTTTATAATCGTTGGGGACAAAAAGTTTTTGAGACTACCAACCCAAAAGAATATTGGACAGGGTATTTTCAAAATAAACCTGCCGATACTGGGGTCTATTCCTATCTTATAACCGGTAGCGATCATTTAGGCAGTTCAATATCTCTAAAAGGAAATGTTTCACTTATCCGGTAA
- a CDS encoding glycine--tRNA ligase — MANNEDLFKNIISHAKEYGFIFPSSEIYDGLSAVYDYGQYGAELKKNIREYWWKSMVYMHDNIVGIDSAIFMHPTIWKASGHVDAFNDPLIDNKDSKKRYRADVLIEEHVAKIETKIEKEVEKAAKRFGETFDVKLYKETNPRVVEYQTKIDEINTRFKTALENNDLAEVKQIIVDLEIVCPISGSRNWTDVRQFNLMFSTQMGSVSEDSGTIYLRPETAQGIFVNFLNVQKTGRMKIPFGIAQTGKAFRNEIVARQFIFRMREFEQMEMQFFIRPGTEMQWYEYWKTTRIKWHEALGFSKENYRFHDHIKLAHYANAACDIEFNFPFGFKELEGIHSRTDFDLKSHEKFSGKKLQYFDPELNQNYVPYVVETSVGLDRMFLAVLSASYKEEKLEDGTSRVVLRIPPFLAPVKIAILPLMGKDGLDDKAKEIYNELKYNFYCHYEEKDSIGKRYRRHDAIGTPFCITIDHQTLEDNTVTIRYRDTMQQERIAIQELVSKVSKLTDFKAITNSSPTLA, encoded by the coding sequence ATGGCAAACAACGAAGATTTATTCAAGAATATTATTTCTCACGCAAAAGAGTATGGATTTATTTTTCCATCAAGCGAGATTTATGATGGATTAAGTGCGGTTTACGATTACGGTCAATACGGTGCCGAACTGAAAAAAAACATTCGTGAGTATTGGTGGAAATCAATGGTGTATATGCACGATAATATTGTAGGCATTGATTCTGCCATTTTTATGCATCCTACAATTTGGAAAGCTTCCGGACATGTGGATGCCTTTAACGATCCATTGATTGATAATAAAGATTCAAAGAAAAGATACCGCGCAGACGTATTGATTGAAGAGCATGTTGCAAAGATTGAAACGAAAATTGAGAAAGAAGTTGAGAAAGCAGCTAAACGATTTGGCGAGACATTTGATGTAAAGCTTTACAAAGAGACCAATCCACGCGTAGTTGAATACCAAACAAAGATTGACGAAATAAATACTCGCTTTAAAACAGCATTAGAGAACAATGATTTGGCAGAGGTAAAGCAAATTATTGTCGATTTAGAAATTGTTTGTCCAATATCCGGAAGCCGCAATTGGACTGATGTTCGACAATTTAATTTAATGTTCTCTACGCAAATGGGTTCTGTAAGCGAAGACTCCGGAACTATTTATTTGCGCCCGGAAACTGCGCAAGGTATTTTTGTAAATTTTTTAAACGTACAAAAAACGGGACGTATGAAAATTCCGTTTGGTATTGCACAAACCGGAAAAGCCTTTAGAAACGAGATTGTAGCACGCCAATTTATTTTCCGTATGCGCGAATTCGAACAAATGGAAATGCAATTTTTTATTCGCCCCGGAACAGAAATGCAATGGTATGAATACTGGAAAACAACTAGAATAAAATGGCACGAAGCATTAGGCTTCTCTAAAGAGAATTATCGTTTTCACGATCATATTAAATTAGCGCATTACGCGAATGCTGCTTGTGATATAGAATTTAATTTCCCATTTGGATTTAAAGAACTAGAAGGAATACATTCCCGAACCGATTTCGATTTAAAGAGTCACGAAAAATTTTCAGGAAAAAAATTACAATATTTCGACCCGGAATTAAATCAAAATTATGTGCCGTATGTTGTAGAAACATCAGTGGGTCTCGATCGTATGTTCTTAGCGGTTTTGTCTGCTTCTTATAAAGAAGAGAAGTTAGAGGATGGAACTAGTCGTGTAGTATTGAGAATTCCTCCATTTTTAGCGCCAGTTAAAATTGCAATTTTGCCATTGATGGGAAAAGATGGACTGGATGACAAAGCAAAAGAAATTTACAACGAATTAAAGTATAATTTCTACTGTCATTACGAAGAAAAAGATTCTATCGGGAAACGTTATAGAAGGCACGATGCCATTGGTACTCCATTCTGTATTACGATAGATCATCAAACATTAGAAGATAATACAGTAACTATTCGCTACCGAGATACAATGCAGCAAGAGCGAATTGCAATCCAAGAACTAGTGTCTAAAGTGTCAAAATTGACTGATTTTAAAGCTATTACAAATTCTTCTCCAACTTTGGCATAG